In Aspergillus nidulans FGSC A4 chromosome II, the genomic stretch CACATCCTGCGATTGGTATTCGCGTGCGCTCTGACAGCAGAGGCGAGTGGGAGTAGTGAGTTAGCGATGAGTTTGTTTGCGACTGTTCGAGATGCTGCAGACCACTATGTCTGGGCAGCCCCAGAGCTCAAAAGCATTACGTTACTCGCGCTTGTGGTAAGTCGCACCTCTGGAGTACCAACGAATCTAATGGGCGTAGGCGATATTGTATTTCCAGATCGACGAGGAGACCCTTGCTTGGCGAACGATCGGGATTGTGGAACGAATGTGCTTAGAGAAAGGTCTGCACCGAAGAGAAACACTCAAGCATCCTGCTATTATGAAAGCAGGAAAGAACCGCGTGCTCAAGCTGTTTTGGTCGGTTCGGGTACTGGATCTGAGGTGGAGCTTCGGAACGGGCATGCCGTTTAGCATGGATGACTCTGATATCGACCCCTGgctcccagagccagaggaggaggactcATACTTGCGCGTGATGGTCCGGTATAGTAGGATAGCAGCTAAGGTCTGGAGGTTTATATCAGCCTTCAATAACACcaacgagctcaagaaggacgagatgaACTACCTAGACTGGCAAGTCCTGCAGTGGGTTGCTGCTCTGCCAGACTCTTTGCGCCTGCGAAGTACCTCAGGCTATGCAGAAGCCGAGACGCGAAGCCTCCGGCGACTCCGCTCCTTGGTGTACCTCCGGGCAAACCAGCTGCGGATGCTCATCCATCGCCCTGTCCTACATTCAGCAGCACATATGATGCGCTTCCCAAACGAGACCCAGACCGTAGTCGACATGGCCAAAGACTCAATTCGTTTCATAACGCAGCTCCACGCATCGTCTGATATTtaccagctgcagcaagtGGTCTTCAACTGGTTCCTGGTGTCGGCAGTGATGGCACTGTTCCTTGCTGTCGCCCAGATACCCAGCCAGTACAGCGTAGCCTGCCGAGAAGAGTTTTATATGGCTCTTGAGCTAGTCAAAGGTGTCTCCGCGCGGTCGTACATCTCACGACGGCTGTGGAAGTCGATCAAAGGCCTTCGCCGGCTTGGCCCGCAGCTTATGCATCGACAAAGCGACGTTGATGGTGCCACCACTGAAGGCCTCGCCGACCATGCCGTAACGTCTAGCACCCAGAGTCAGACACCAGATGGAGCCCAGATGACGCAAGAGTTGAAGGATTGGTTCGAAGCCGTTGGCAATTTGGAAGATCAGATCATGGGTGTCGGATCGCTGGACAATTTTCAGGGAGGATATATGATGGATTACAGCAATGGACTATCGAGCATGATAAATCATTGCTTTTAGGGTTGTTCCTCGGTGGACAGAAGCCGCGTGTGGTGGACGAGCTACCGGCCTCCGCCGCGACCACGCCTCAGCCCAGGAAGGAACGAAAGGGCCCTATGTTTTCCAGAATGACGTTCAACCCTGCTCGAAGGTCAACACCTCACTACTCACCTGGGAGGTCTTGTACCACTAGTCTTCTCCATACTGGTATGCTACATCCTTGTTATCAGGCGCTCGGCCTTTTAGGCAAATGATAGGGCAGGAACTCCCAGCAAGTACGGACGTGTATTGGTAATCCAAAGCTGGATTGGTAATCCTGGCACCTGCCTGCTCCTGGTATAAATGCCcgcctctctctctcttcctcactctttttctttttttcctcttACATCTACCGTGATCTACTCGCTATCTGTCTGCTCTTTATTTAGCCATGGCTACATATCCGCTCTTTACTTAGCCATATACTGTGCGCGGACTGACAGGTTGGGCTAGGGGTTGCCCTCGTATAGTTCAGCCGGAGTCCGTCATAGACTGTTGTTTATCTGCTATGTAATCTGTGGGCCAGGTGGACCGGGGTTGCCCCTATGTTGTCCATCTGGTCTGCCATAGGGAAGTTCCCTGTTGTCTACAGAGCATCTATCAGCCCTACTCTCTATGCTATAACTATCATGGGCTAGATGGTCGAGGGATCCTTCTATAAGCCAGCTAATCCGCCATAGGGCGATACTAACTACTATCTATTTACAACCTACTTCACTATCTATATGCCATCTAGCTACCGTTTCCATATCAAGACATTATCTTAGGTGATTTACGATATTTCCAATTTCTGCTTTACACCACCTTACCGCACCGCATAATGATATATCCCCCGGTGTCTACGGCAATATAGGCAAGGAAACTGTCCTTCACGACATTGTCATAGCTCGTGTTATCCGGTCGCCCATATCACACATGTCACGTGCCACATACCAACCTCCGTCACGCCATGGCTAATTATAGACGTTCGGACTGCTGGAATAATACTCAAGATTTAAGGCCCTTAGTAAGACCAAGAGTATCGGCTGCGAATGAGACTGTGTATCACACTGTCCTAGATCAATAGTAATAACGTTCAGAAGTTATGGGTTATTCTGGATTTTCTTTTGaggcttcagcttcgttccGTATTTTACCTCGTATTGATCTCGGCGGTTTGCAAACTACGATATTCCAATAGTTGACAATGTTGAAAATGTGTCAATTCGACAATGTGACTATGTGACAATGTTGACAATGGTCATGAAGATCGCCGAGGTAAACAGATCCCTGTTTTTCGATTCATACAGTTGATTCTCTTGCATTTCGCTGTTGAAGTAGAACCGTAGCAGTCAGGGGGAGAAGCTCTGATACGTTTAGGGTAGTCTTGTTCTGATTACCATACTCCTTTATATAAAAAGCACGTAGATCGCTCGACGTTGATTGGCTGGGAATTTGCCTTTCCCACCTCCAATGACGGAGCTCTCTGGCCCCGCTGATAAATGACTGAGATAGCTTTTATGGTCCTCGGTCCCGCTGGACCCCGCAGTCAACaatcctccttcctccacctcacTGCACTCTTCCCATTCCAATTCTTGATCTAATATTCACAAAATGGCTCCCCTCAAGGCCGGTGACCCCTTTCCCAGCGACGTCTCTTTCCAGTATATCCCCTGGTCTGAAGACAAGGGTGAGGTCACCGCGTGCGGCATTCCAATCAAATACGATGCCTCCAAGGAGTGGGCAGACAAGAAAGTCGTTCTGTTCTCGGTTCCTGGTGAGCTTGTCATTCCCCTCTAAATGCGAGGTTTTTCTTGGTTTATGCTGACTCGTGCTCATAGGCGCGTTCACTCCTACCTGCTCCGTGAACCACCTCCCCGGCTACATCAAGAACCTTCCcgagctgaagaaaaagggCATCCAGATCGTTGCGGTGGTAGCGTCCAATGACCCCTTCGTGATGAGTGCCTGGGGAAAGGCAAACCAGGTTACCGGTGATGACATTGTACTGCACCTTTTCTAGCCGTTTGTTAAGGCGCGGTTCATGCTAATGTGGTGTCTGTCTTGCTACAGTTGTTCCTCTCCGACCCCGACGCGAAATTCTCCGATTCCATTGGATGGGCCAGCGGTGGTCGAACTGGGCGGTATGCGATCATCATTGATCATGGGAAGGTCACGTATGCGGATATCGAGACTAAGAAGGGTGCCGTTGAGGTGCGTCTTTTTTTATTTCGGCTTTTGGCGTTCGATGGCTGAAGCTAACTGTTTGCGATAGGTCTCCGGTGCGGATGCGGTGCTGGCTCATCTGTAAAGGACTGGTGATAAAGGTGTTTAGCTTGGCCGAATGAAGATATATTGAGACTGCAATGCAATGCCGAGGTTCTGCCTATTATCACATACTGGCTGCGACCAGCATAAGAGCTGTCTGCTTCGGCTCAGACTTACCCTGTTTTTGAGTGCGATGAGGAATGCGTCGTCAAGTCGGGTCTTGAAGGGAGAGAGGTGATACTTCTGGCTAGCTAGAGTAACAACTACCACAAGCCAGCCGGAGGTATGCCTGTTTTCTAATAGATTTTCACATACTCTCGATAAGTGACAGAAAAGCCTGATTCACCCAGATACAACACGTAGGAATCTAGATCAACCCCTGACAGGATTCCGCAACTGGCCTCGAGCGGATAGAGCTGGGAGTATGTCAAGACTCGTTGTTGGAAGTATTTACTGAAGATATTTCAAGGCCTTAATCAAACTACGATGAGAGCGACCAACcccaccagcgccgccggcCCAGCATTCATGCTCCCTCCAAACCTAGCGCAGCACCCTCACCGTCTCCGCCCACCTGGTTCGCATACGGATCCTTGTACCAATCAACGTCCTGCAGGCTAACATTGACGACCTCGTACTCTCCGTCTAGCCGCGCAAGGCCCCTTCTTTATGCCACACGGGCGCGCAAGCTTCAATCGCAGTGCCGTTTTCCACTCCATCAGTACAGTTACCAACCGTACCGGTATAGCAAAACTTGTATGCTGTGAAACTGAGATACGCTGATTGCCCGGATCGCAGAATGCGAGTTGCGTCAATAGACCCAATCACGTTGTTGTTGAACGCCGGCGCCAAAAGCGTGGTGCTACGCACGGTCTCCATCACAACAGAAGCGAATATGTCCGTGGCGACGTGGGTGATATTGACCCTTCCAGGATACTGGGCGTAACCTGACGCTGACAGAGCACAGGTGAGGTTTGACAATGTCTCAGGGCATGAGGAAGCGCCGGAGACGCGTTGGGGCGGATAGGTCGTTATGGACGGGTTATTTCCGTCCCAGTTGAAGACGGTGCAGTTAGTAACAGTCTGAGCTTGGGCAGTGATAGTGGCTGGGAGGGCAAGGgcgagaggagagaaagagttGCCTTGcgttggctgagcatagtGTTGCTACGTAGACGTATATAAAGAATTTATGTAGGAAGGTTGAGTTATTCCCAGATGATCTGCATCAGTCTGCGTCTACATATGTTTGTCGCTATATGCTGTCTCTATTTTTTACTGCATGTTTTGATGCCTTGCCGTCGCAGATCGATGGGGGCAGTATCCTGCGTACTCCGGCTCCTGCTATGCATATGGACTGTGCCGCCGGGGCCAAACACCATACAAGCCCAGTAATTCGCCTTGGAACCCCTGCAAAGCGGCATGGTGCTCATTGCTGCCTTCCAGAGGCCATGGGGCCAGAAGGATCTCGGCCTCGCAGGTCAGTGATGCGAGCCAACACCATGGAGAGCAGGTACCTAGATAATTACCTTCTGGTGCTGTGACTAGTACAACTCACTAGCTTCGCCACCAATTAAGCCAGGGTGCAAGGTCGAGGTTCTATATACTGATATTCCAGTTCATATCACACACCCCTGCCCaatcatccaggctgcagtCAGTCAGTCACGAAACAGCACAGCCATGCCGTACCACAGTATCTTAACGCCTTCCATGCTATCTTTAGTTTCTGTAGAATACAGAGAGTCGAGCACTGAGTGCTGCGCTGGATATGACACTGGCCTGAGCTTCTACCTTTATATCATTGCTTGAACAAGTCTAGGGATCAATTCTATGAGCTAGTGACAGCTCAATGGCGATGACTCGGAGCGACAATGCTGGAACACTTCTCACGCATCCGCTTGTTCTCTGCCCAAGCGCCAGCTAGGCCATTTTTCATCTACCCGGGACTGTACGGTCAGAGGAAAGGTTGGGCAAGGTCCAGCTACTGAATGCTGCCTGTTCTAGACCAGGGCTCAAAAATAGCAGCAATCAGCACGTTCTCGCCCGAATCTCGATAACTCAACGAAGCCATATTCTGTCATTTCTCTTTTCACCTGCTACTCCTCGGTATGCCAAGGTCGAGCTTCACCAGAATGCGGACAAGAACGAGTTTGGGAGGCATCGTTCTGGAGAGTGTATTCTTGACGACATTCGAGTATCGCGGCTTGCCCACGGCTGTTTGATAATCACCAAATCAAGCATACTCTTAGGCGAATTTTACATGAAGGACTCTGGTGCTCGTACAGCGACGCAATCCTCAACCATGCCAGTCAGTACTAGCTGCAAAGTCCTTGTTGTCGCCTCTGCCAATATTAGGTCACAGGCCAGGTACCCACGTTATAGCCTGGCTTGTATTTGATATAGAAAAGACGCGACAATAACAAGGCAGCCCGAGTTCGTGCATTTGTGAGGGGGGGCACAGAATAGCGAGATATTCGTCCTAGAGAGAAGGGCTACCTTGTGCTTTAGCCTCAGCACGCAGAGTGATATATGCTTCGCGTCAAATTGCCAGGAGAACTGGCAGCCCTCGCCTGAGAAAAAGTGACGAGCTTCTCAGGCTTTGTGCTCCGGTTGATGCTGAAACAGATAGCATCCTGGTGGATATAAGTATAATTTCGCTGCTCAGGGGGTATCTGCTAATCGACACGAGTTGATATCAGACCTCACGTATCAGCCAGTATACCTCACTGACCAGCATGCCTCTTTCGCATGGGACTGCAAGTGCCTGCCATGGATCGCCTGCCTAGTAAAGAAAATTGTTCGCGCAAATGGCAAGCTGTTATTTCTGCGCCGGCTCACTGACTTCGCAACTGCATAGAACATAGAATAGTCTTATTGGAAGTAATGGCTTTGATAGGTTTAAACAGCGCTACAGTGACCATCGTGCAGCAGACATAAGACGATGAAGTATGTTAGCGAGTATGATATTCCTCAAGGTAACTACCTAGTATTGCCGTTGATTATGGACCAGCACCGGCGAACACCGCATCTGTTAAGGCCATGGCGCAGGCAATGGGCTGTGCCTGACCCTGGGTACCAGCTTATCAGTCTATCACGTTGCTGGCTGCTTAAATAACGATTCGCGGTTGGACCCTGACCCGCGTCAAGATGAAACGGGACGAGTCATTCTAGTACCACAGCAAGAGCCCATTGATAAGGCTGAAGAACCGCTGCCAAGCACACGTTCTCGCGGTGTGCCTGCCCAAGAGAGACCGAAGAGTCGACCAAGGCTCGCCGATGTAACCGCTCTGCTGCAGCCCCCGACGATCTGCCTCAGACAGCGAATCAGCGCCAGCTCTGTTCCGCGTGCA encodes the following:
- a CDS encoding putative C6 transcription factor (transcript_id=CADANIAT00004105): MNPPISTHDPSVWERSPDESVTVSVNGDREREGEADAAPRKRRRKYIAKACNACRQRKIKCNGERPCRRCGRQNISCVYENSHEPGGNENIGIERLYEQMNAMQAQISALTASVHSLAQSNASASMPRSEAGPRLHRRISMASKELTFQGPTTSGFSFDLAKSSLKERGIEVERNEGDITREPSPLPTPPSPGSCHVGDPLWSISKTEALRLCRVYEEEMGVMYPVVELDQLLHNVQLLYGPTETGPWLQAPAHAQGIGELDSDDVHILRLVFACALTAEASGSSELAMSLFATVRDAADHYVWAAPELKSITLLALVIDEETLAWRTIGIVERMCLEKGLHRRETLKHPAIMKAGKNRVLKLFWSVRVLDLRWSFGTGMPFSMDDSDIDPWLPEPEEEDSYLRVMVRYSRIAAKVWRFISAFNNTNELKKDEMNYLDWQVLQWVAALPDSLRLRSTSGYAEAETRSLRRLRSLVYLRANQLRMLIHRPVLHSAAHMMRFPNETQTVVDMAKDSIRFITQLHASSDIYQLQQVVFNWFLVSAVMALFLAVAQIPSQYSVACREEFYMALELVKGVSARSYISRRLWKSIKGLRRLGPQLMHRQSDVDGATTEGLADHAVTSSTQSQTPDGAQMTQELKDWFEAVGNLEDQIMGVGSLDNFQGGYMMDYSNGLSSMINHCF
- a CDS encoding PRX5-like subfamily peroxiredoxin (transcript_id=CADANIAT00004106) yields the protein MAPLKAGDPFPSDVSFQYIPWSEDKGEVTACGIPIKYDASKEWADKKVVLFSVPGAFTPTCSVNHLPGYIKNLPELKKKGIQIVAVVASNDPFVMSAWGKANQVTGDDILFLSDPDAKFSDSIGWASGGRTGRYAIIIDHGKVTYADIETKKGAVEVSGADAVLAHL
- a CDS encoding uncharacterized protein (transcript_id=CADANIAT00004107), encoding MPLCRGSKANYWACMQHYAQPTQGNSFSPLALALPATITAQAQTVTNCTVFNWDGNNPSITTYPPQRVSGASSCPETLSNLTCALSASGYAQYPGRVNITHVATDIFASVVMETVRSTTLLAPAFNNNVIGSIDATRILRSGQSAYLSFTAYKFCYTGTLYPLEASCGILSGVDLDSYVLYLGESGFSVTYRDQKYHLSPFKTRLDDAFLIALKNRSFTDEPAPHPHRRPIANS